A genomic stretch from Solanum stenotomum isolate F172 chromosome 8, ASM1918654v1, whole genome shotgun sequence includes:
- the LOC125873431 gene encoding uncharacterized protein LOC125873431, producing MKFKLVSWNVRGLNNKEKRETVKSLISEWRADIICLQETKLAENITEVANQIWGGRWIRHACLEASGTRGGIILMWDERAWKGEVLEIGTYSITCSFESQTQNYNCHITGVYAPNDYMERRLVWEELGSVRGLFEGPWALCGDFNVSRYISEKKNCNSRTRGMKEFSVFIEDMELVDLQLEDVAYTWFKGDQHVAASRIDRILFSKEWDDNFNNLKQIPLQRLCSDHIPIALIGGSWERKKSYFKFENWWLQSEGFVDRVKDWWSSFRYSGKPDYVLACKLKALKHKLKEWSKEESGNLGQQ from the coding sequence ATGAAGTTTAAACTAGTATCGTGGAATGTCCGGGGATTGAACAATAAGGAGAAGAGGGAAACTGTCAAAAGCTTAATTTCCGAATGGAGGGCAGACATCATCTGCCTCCAAGAAACTAAGCTTGCGGAGAATATTACAGAAGTAGCGAATCAGATTTGGGGAGGTAGATGGATCAGACACGCTTGTCTGGAAGCTAGTGGAACAAGAGGCGGAATCATTTTGATGTGGGATGAGAGGGCATGGAAGGGGGAGGTCTTAGAAATAGGAACCTACTCCATTACTTGTAGTTTTGAATCCCAAACACAGAATTACAATTGTCACATAACTGGAGTGTATGCTCCAAATGACTACATGGAGAGGAGACTAGTGTGGGAAGAATTGGGTTCAGTAAGGGGATTATTTGAAGGGCCCTGGGCACTGTGTGGAGATTTCAATGTTTCAAGGTATATATCGGAGAAGAAAAATTGCAACAGTAGAACAAGGGGTATGAAGGAGTTCTCTGTTTTCATAGAAGACATGGAATTGGTGGATTTACAACTAGAAGATGTTGCATATACCTGGTTTAAAGGAGACCAACATGTAGCAGCCTCTAGAATTGATAGAATCTTGTTCTCGAAAGAATGGGATGACAACTTCAATAATCTGAAACAGATCCCTTTGCAAAGGCTGTGTTCAGATCATATTCCAATAGCCTTGATTGGTGGAAGCTGGGAGAGaaagaaaagttattttaagtTCGAAAACTGGTGGTTACAATCAGAAGGTTTTGTTGACAGAGTAAAAGACTGGTGGTCATCATTCAGATACTCAGGGAAACCAGACTATGTGTTGGCCTGCAAACTTAAAGCTTTGAAGCACAAACTTAAGGAATGGAGTAAAGAGGAGAGTGGAAACCTTGGCCAACAGTGA
- the LOC125872306 gene encoding pentatricopeptide repeat-containing protein At5g50990, with protein MFRIAGSRRRLYCYYSSSSSLFSPWLQNLSATFSTGLHLSLSPTESHYSQDYHRLLCILEACKMSPNLRTTAGAHANIIKLGYGMYPSLISLMVVTYASCDRLNLARQLLVEIPAEYFDAVSANLMIARFMKMGAVDVAKMIFNGVPLRDLVTWNSLIGGYVKNDMCKEALSVFRKMMWSNVEPDGYTFASIITACARLGAIDHAKWVHHLMTERRIELNYILSSALVDMYSKCGRIEIARGIFDSVDRTNVSVWNAMINGLGIHGFALDAIEIFSLMGPENVSPDSITFIGLLTACSHCGLVEEGQKYFQLMKNIYLIQPQLEHYGTMVDLLGRAGLLDEAYAVIKEMPIEPDAVIWRTFLSACRIHKNSEMGEVASTKISHLGSGDYVLLSNIYCSTKKWDNAEKVRCVMKWKGVRKNSGKSWVEVGNVVHQFKAGDRSHPEAELIYKTLKELIHRTKLEGFSSTTELVLMDISDEEKEENLSYHSEKLALAYGILKSSPGTRIQVSKNLRTCPDCHSWMKMVAKVLNREIIVRDRIRFHHFADGYCSCGDYW; from the exons ATGTTCAGGATTGCCGGCAGTCGGAGGAGACTCTACTGctattattcttcttcttcttccttattttCACCGTGGCTTCAGAATCTCAGCGCTACTTTTAGCACAGGGCTACACCTCTCATTATCTCCTACAGAATCTCATTATTCACAAG ATTATCATAGGCTCTTATGCATTCTTGAAGCATGTAAGATGTCACCGAATTTGAGAACTACAGCTGGCGCACATGCTAATATTATTAAACTTGGTTATGGAATGTATCCTTCTCTTATTTCTTTGATGGTAGTGACATATGCGTCTTGCGATAGACTCAATCTTGCTCGGCAGCTGCTTGTTGAAATTCCTGCTGAGTATTTTGATGCTGTCTCTGCTAATTTAATGATTGCTAGATTTATGAAGATGGGGGCAGTTGATGTTGCCAAGATGATATTTAACGGAGTTCCCCTCCGGGATTTGGTTACTTGGAACTCACTGATTGGAGGTTATGTCAAAAATGACATGTGTAAGGAGGCACTCAGTGTCTTCCGAAAGATGATGTGGTCTAATGTTGAACCAGATGGATATACTTTTGCATCTATCATTACCGCATGTGCTAGACTTGGAGCCATTGATCACGCTAAGTGGGTACATCACTTAATGACTGAGAGAAGGATTGAACTAAATTACATCCTTTCTTCTGCTTTGGTTGATATGTACTCAAAATGTGGAAGAATTGAGATAGCTAGAGGAATATTTGATAGTGTTGACCGTACAAATGTCTCTGTCTGGAATGCTATGATTAATGGATTAGGAATCCATGGTTTTGCTTTAGATGCAATTGAGATTTTCTCATTGATGGGGCCAGAAAATGTTTCACCTGATAGTATTACTTTCATTGGACTTTTAACAGCATGTAGTCATTGTGGCTTAGTTGAAGAGGGTCAAAAGTATTTTCaactaatgaaaaatatatatttgattcaACCACAACTTGAGCACTATGGAACAATGGTTGATCTACTAGGCAGAGCTGGACTGCTTGATGAAGCTTATGCAGTAATCAAGGAAATGCCAATAGAGCCTGATGCAGTCATATGGAGGACATTTCTCAGTGCTTGTAGAATTCACAAAAATTCTGAGATGGGTGAAGTTGCTAGCACAAAAATATCACATCTTGGTAGCGGAGATTATGTCTTACTGTCAAACATTTATTGTTCGACTAAGAAATGGGATAACGCCGAGAAAGTTAGATGTGTGATGAAATGGAAAGGAGTTCGTAAAAATAGTGGGAAAAGTTGGGTTGAAGTGGGTAATGTTGTTCACCAGTTCAAGGCAGGTGACCGATCACACCCTGAAGCTGAACTAATATATAAAACTTTGAAGGAATTGATTCATCGAACCAAATTGGAAGGATTTAGTTCCACGACTGAGTTGGTTTTGATGGATATTTCTGATGAGGAAAAGGAGGAAAATTTGAGTTACCATAGTGAAAAATTGGCATTAGCCTATGGGATCTTAAAATCTAGTCCTGGAACTCGTATTCAAGTTTCGAAAAATCTTCGTACTTGTCCAGATTGTCATTCTTGGATGAAAATGGTAGCAAAGGTGTTGAATAGGGAAATCATTGTGAGGGACAGGATCCGCTTTCATCACTTTGCAGATGGTTATTGTAGTTGTGGGGATTACTGGTAG